The region TGACTTGAAAACAACCCAAGTTCAAAGGCTAATTTTTCCACTCTCAGCAGTTAAAACCAACTTACCTTGTAGCTGTTGAAGAAAATAAGGGCTGAATATTTTTGCCATGAAGTTGACTGGATGGCATTCAATAAGTGAACACGAATGGAGAAGTTTCAATAGTGTTTTGGGAGGAAAAGAACTGAAATGATTGAATAATATGTCTTCTAGCTTTCTAAATAAAGCAGAGGCATTTGGTGGCAAATAATTGAGTTTTCCAAATGGTTCAATCAACTCACAAATCTGACTAGGTGAAAATTTTTCTGAATGGCTAACAAAAGCTTCTGCCACTGCATTCAGGATAGGTTTTGAAAGGATCTGTTTTCTACTGCAGTACCCCATGACTTTGCTGACCACCTCAGGGTCCAAAGTGAGACAGAGTGACACTACATGCTGCTCCAGGGCCTTTATAAAAAATCTGTCATGGTGCCCAAAGTATATGAAAGCATCTAAGACTTTCCTGAGTTCGTCATTAGTGAAATTAGGGATATGCCTCACAGCATATTTACCCAATTTTATAACCAGAGGAAGTGCCTGAGTTTGATCGAGAACCACTAGGGCAGTGAGCATCTGGCTCATCAATTTAGGACTCAGGTTGGAAACTATCGACAGAGAAAAGCTGTTTATCTTATTTAGAAATGTCTGGTGTTGGTCCACTTTTTCAGTACATGTCTGCAGTATTCTATAAAGGGCCACGATATCCTCGGGGGTAAATTCTTCCAACTTTTCACCTTGCAGTTGATGTATAATCAGGTCCAGTGTCTTACAACCTGGACCTTGGAGTTTAAGCAGACTTTCCGCAAGAACACAAAGACTGTGGACTTCCAGGCTACCCGTTTTGAGACGATGTTGGCATTCTGCTACCAAATTCAGTAACGAGCTACTTAGGGGATCCACAGGCAACAGGGTCAGGGCTTGCAAAGCAGTCACCAAACCAGCGTTGGACAGATTTGAGGGTTCCTGTTCAAACTGAACACATAAAGCTTGAAAGACGGGATTCTCTAGTATTTCCTTTGGCAGCCTTTGATCACCATCTTTTTTTCCCACTTCACAAATCCTTTGTAAAGCTCCTGCTGCCATAGTATCAGGCAAAGATTGCAGCGTGCTTATAAAACTTAGCACTTCTTCTGATGAAGTGAAGTTGTTCAGTCTCCTGTAAAATATCTGTTCGTTCATTGTTTTGAGATTTTGTTC is a window of Desmodus rotundus isolate HL8 chromosome 1, HLdesRot8A.1, whole genome shotgun sequence DNA encoding:
- the FASTKD3 gene encoding FAST kinase domain-containing protein 3, mitochondrial; translation: MALITFRKNLCHLSDFRIHGALAALKNQPVNHVHKAVQEYLCPWFCSLQHRPFRVRFHHARCKKFHSENGNDFHPVGEPVFSQVHDWDSFEQNLKTMNEQIFYRRLNNFTSSEEVLSFISTLQSLPDTMAAGALQRICEVGKKDGDQRLPKEILENPVFQALCVQFEQEPSNLSNAGLVTALQALTLLPVDPLSSSLLNLVAECQHRLKTGSLEVHSLCVLAESLLKLQGPGCKTLDLIIHQLQGEKLEEFTPEDIVALYRILQTCTEKVDQHQTFLNKINSFSLSIVSNLSPKLMSQMLTALVVLDQTQALPLVIKLGKYAVRHIPNFTNDELRKVLDAFIYFGHHDRFFIKALEQHVVSLCLTLDPEVVSKVMGYCSRKQILSKPILNAVAEAFVSHSEKFSPSQICELIEPFGKLNYLPPNASALFRKLEDILFNHFSSFPPKTLLKLLHSCSLIECHPVNFMAKIFSPYFLQQLQGKESHLDRLSVAQLTQLMLTSHLECPFYKGPKRLPKYQVKSFLTPCCSLETPVDFQLYKSVMIGLIDLLGARLYFASKVLTPYYYTIDVEIKLDEEGFVLPLTFDEDIHKRIALCIDGPKRFCLNSKHLLGKEAIKQRHLRLLGYQVVQVPYYEIETLKSSFELVEYLQRKLFPQTTDVPW